The sequence caaaataaaattttttaaaaataaaaaatattatttttctatgttattaaataaacattaatttaaaaaataatcattactatatatatatatatagtaatgattattttttaaattaatgtttatttaataacatagaaaaataatatttttatttaataatatatatatagtaatatttatatatatatatatatatactagacacttgacccgcgcgatgccgcgagtcattttttttacataaaaaatattaaaacaaataaaaatttaaaaatcttgggtttttctttaaagttatacccaagaaacttgggtttggctgcaacgcctgacctaagagtaatatttataatattaataataaaattaaacttgcatgacccaagtttggGTTAGCCTGGCTGCAACACCAGAccaaagaatattggatgtgggtctagatataaggtcgtgtcataaaagtgtgataattaaatagattgattaaaaaaaaacaaagaaaaaaaatcaacagaaaagaaaaaactaatgaagaaaaagaaaaaaaattgaattaattgggttaaccttttaaatcaggttatcctgtaaaacctgggattcacatcatgaaagtttgataactaaatagaaaaataaatgacgggtttacccagaattaactgggttaacccatcaaaccaagttaacctgtcaagcccaagacacgtgtcatgaaagtatgaaagtctgataattaaatagaaagaaaattaactttaacaaactaaactaaatgaaaaaaataatttgtcaaatcaggctaacccatcaaacccgagatccgtatcatgaaaatctgataactaaataaaaaaaattaacattaacaaactaaatcaaaacaaaaaacaattcgttaaaaaaaattaaaaaagaaaaaaaaggaaaaaaaaatagttatataatataatataatataatacaatataataataattataattataattataatataataattataataatataatataaatataatataatacaatacaataataattataattataataatataataattataataatataatatattaataagtaaatttattagtaaaaggcgtgacatgcccgcgcgatgccgcgggcttgtggcatgcttgtgcattattgtgaatttatgaaaaaaatcatataaaaaaaaattgttaccatccacaatattttaaaggaaaaaaactacaaagatatattctcaaccagctcaatattaaaaaaaacaaaatcgacaaaaaacaattagaaaaaaaaacacaaaaaaatgaaaaaaaaaagaagatgacaattttggaagaaaaaaaagaaaaaagaaaataataaaaaaatgaaaaaaaacatgtgggaaagttaaagctaaattttcaaccagctaaatattaaaatcacttaagaaaacactgtagcaatctatagtgttttgtgaggaaatatacaactataattctcaatcagctcagtattaaaaaaaaatcaataaagataattttgacaaatataaaaaaaacgaaaggaaaaaaaacatcaatggaaacactataacaatctatagtgtttcatgagaaaatctacagttttaattttttaaccagctcaatatcaaaaaacaataaaacgacaaaaaccattttaaaaaaacatataaaaaaaaagcatatgggaaaacactgtagcaatcaacaacgatgttttaagaaaaaaaaagagctaaatTGTTAACCggttcagtatgaaaaaaaataaatttgacaaaaacatagttgaaaaaaaaaacatcgataaaaaaaaacatgtggggaaacactgtagcaagaCAAAAATCAagtgggaaaacactgtagcaatatacagtgttttaaataactacaaaagctaaattctcaatcagcttaatataaaaaaaataaaatcgataaagataattctgaaaaaatagttatttaataaaaaactatgtagagaaacactgcagcaatctagagttttaaagaaaaaaaaattaaaaaaattaaattattaatgagctaaatagtaaaaaaaaaatcaacaaaaaaaattatgaaaaaaaaatataaagaagaaagacaattttgggaaaaaattaaaaaaaaacaaaaaaaaaaaaaacatggggaaagctaaagctaaagctaaattctcaaccaactcaatattgaaaaaataaattccacaaagataatttaaaaaaaaaaaacatgtgggggaaacactgcagacaaacaaaaaccatgtaagggaaacactgtagcaatccatagtgtttttttgtttccttgaaaaaagttacaaagctaagttctcaaccagctcaatataaaaaaaaaaaaaaaaaaaaaaactgacaaagactatttaaaaaaaaaagagtcaattttgggtaaaaaaaaatgaaaaaaaaaacatgtaaaaaaaatgaaacaaaagtgagaaaaaaaaacacgcggGGAAAACTatagtgtttttaaagaaaaaaccaaaaaaactaaaatttcaaccagctcaatagccaaaaaaataaaatcaacaaaaataattctaaaaaaaaacaaaacaaaatatgtaaaaaataacaattttggaaaaaagaaaaagaaataaaaaaaaacatgtggggaaagctaaaactatatttatcagccagctcaatattgaaaaaataaattcgataaaaataatttttttaaaaaatatgtggggaaacactgcagcaaaacaaaaaccatgtaggggaaacactgtagcaatccatattgtttttttttaaaaaaaaaaaaaaaactacaaagttaaattctcaaccaacttaatataaagaaataaaatctacaaagaccattttgaaaaaaaaaaagaataaataaatcataaaaagaaaaaaaaatgtataagaacattatagcaatccacaatgttttaaaagaaaaaagctacatagttaaattttcaaccagctcaatatttaaaaaaattagtaaagataatttgaaaaaaattaaaaaaaagaagaagaagaagtcaattttgggtaaaaaaaaaaaaaaaaaaacatgtaaaaaaaataaagaagaaacaaaagtgggaaaaaaaaagccccagaaaaaaaacaaaacaaaaaattacaaaaaaaaaaaaaaaaaaaagctgctacataagagaaaaaaaatattataatataataatataattataattataataataattattattatattaagtataattaaaaggcgtggggaagttacagtgctttcccacatttttttagagttctttaatatattgatttgtactattaaaataaaattttaatttattttattttaataaacttcaaaaaaaaaaaattatcaatatctagacaggaaaaaaaataataccaaaATGAAAGTAAACACTGAAAGAGAAAGGTTCATCTTCTTCGTGGTTTCTGTAATGGTGACTGATTAGACTAAAAGACTAGTACTGCTGTGTACCAAGTACCAACCCCCCacactcaaaaaaaaaagaaaaaaaaaaaaaggaaaggaaaattaataaatagtcCTTTTCATTTACTGCTACTTCAACGATTTTTATGCAGTAACTGTCTATTATAGCCACAgcccaccattttttttttttctttaaagactTACAGCGACTTTGCTGTTCATACCTAAAGAGAAGGGAAGAGAAGAAATCTCATCAAAAGATGAAGAAGGCATGCTTAAACCCTAATGTTAAGCTCAAGCTTTCTCTTCCTCCTCCCGATGAAGTTTCTTTCGCCaagttcttgtaattttttctcctctttattTATTCTCATTCTAGATATTTTCTTACGTGCATCCCTGAGCTCATGGCTCTTTCTTAATTTCTGGTAATAATTGCAGAACCCAGAGCGGCACGTTCAAGGATGGTGATCTGCTTGTCAATCGAGATGGAGTTCGAGTTGTCTCTCAAACGGAAAGCGAACCTGTAAGAAAAGATGTCTTTGTTGCTTGTgtgatctaattaattaattaatgctgTTAAGTTTGGACACAAATCTTATTTTTAGTTAACCATTAATAGATCCTTCAGCCTGAGGGATATGAAACATGCTCTTATCAATTAACGTTGTtgttcttgtttaatttttgaaattaagatCCCACCCCCGTGAACTGATGACTGCTAgtttgtgtttttcatttttttttccttaactttTTATTTCCGTTTTCAGCCACCTCCAATAACGCCTTCAGACAACCAATTGAGTTTAGCGGACATGGACATGGTTAAGGTCATCGGGAAGGGAAGTAGTGGAATCGTCCAGTTGGTACAACACAAATGGACAAGCCAGTTTTTTGCCTTGAAGGTATCATATGATTCAGCCGTTACCTTGCTATATTGTTGGCTACATTTGGCATCCAGAATTTATGTCTTGGACTCTAAGCCTAGTATTAGATCAGTTAATGCCTGAAGTTGCTGTGCTATCCATTGCCAATTAAAGTAATTTATACCACATGTTGCATAGTTTTTTCCACTGGTTTCTGGCTACTGAAAATGACTTCAATTCACAAACATTTTTAACTGTTAATTTGGATAAAGAATAGCTAGTTTTCTGCTGTTGGTGCAGCGGATTTCTTCTGTGCCCTTTtccctaatttaatttataaacccACATCCAATTCCACTCATACTAGATTTTTGAGATTTAAGTTTTGAGAATTAGAGCAATTACATCATAGTTTTACTAGCCCTTAAGTCTTGTATGCTCTGATATTTTGAGTAAAACTCAGTTATGAATATGGGAGGAATAGGCCTCTCACGGTTATTTTGAACATCACTATTACATTATATATGAAGTGGTTTCAAGTGAATATTTCTCTTATAAACTGTACTAATATTTACTTCCTGTGTGTGTTGGGATGCTTATCATCTTTTTATTTCCTGTTTGGTTAATAATCAGTATACCTTTCATTTACTTGGCTAGTTGTAACTAGTTCAAATTTGGCATTCTTGTTCAATTTCAGGTTATACAATTGAATATTGAAGAGCCTGCACGCAAGGCCATTGCTCAGGAACTGAAAATTAATCAGTCATCACAATGCCCGTATGTTGTCATGTCCTACCAGTCTTTTTACGATAACGGTGCCATTTCAATTATCTTAGAGTACATGGATGGTGGATCTCTAGCAGATTTTCTGAAAAGCGTTAAAACAATTCCAGAACCATATCTTGCTGCCATCTGTAAGCAGGTAAAACATGGAAAGTTCATTTTATTCCCGTGTTTCATATATTTATAGCAGATACGAATTTCTCTATCATCAATCTGTTTTCCCATAAATACAGGTGCTCAAGGGTTTGCTGTATCTTCATCATCAAAAACACATTATCCACAGGGATTTAAAACCTTCTAATTTGTTGGTAAATCATAGAGGAGAAGTCAAGATTACTGACTTTGGAGTGAGTGCAGTCATGCAGAGCACGTCTGGACAGGCTAATAGTTTTGTTGGCACATACAACTATATGTCTGTAAGTAATTTGATTGTAAATTTGATTGCTACAGCTTTTCCACTTTCTCTGGCGACCATTATGTGGCCTGAATCtgaaattttaagaattttgatgTGTGATTATTTTACAGCCTGAGAGAATTAGTGGGGGGATATATGGCTATAAAAGTGACATTTGGAGCTTGGGGTTGATATTGCTGGAGTGTGCAACAGGCCAATTCCCATTTTCCCCTCCAGAGCTAGATGAAGGCTGGACTAATGTCTACGAACTGATGGAAGCTATTGTTGATCATCCTCCTCCTTCTGCATCAGCAGACCAATTTTCTCCAGAGTTTTGTTCATTTATATCAGCATGGTAAAGATAAGTTGTGCTTGAAGTTTCTTAATGCACCTTCTAATACTTGGATAGCAccatttttttgttactttttctttttccatataAATTTGGCTTTTTTGAGGATGTGCATTTGCGGTTGAAGTAGGATCAAGGAAAAAAGGAAGTCATGAACTTTTTAAATCAATGCCCAATGTTTTCCATTTTTGTCTAGTCTTTTTCTCCATTTTGGAAATATCATTGACTGAGAACTCAATCTGCACTGATTTATGGCATGTTCCAGAGGGCATGGTTAGTGCTGCaagctgcttcttttttttttcaatgggaGTATTATGCTCTGGCACTCCTTTTCATTGCTTCTGTAGTAGCTTTGGGCCTCGATTTTGTGAAGTTACTGATTTTCATTCTGCGGTTCTGTCTTCTTCCAGTGTGCAGAAAGATCCAAAGGATAGACAGTCAGCACATGAACTGATGGTATTTGAAGTCCTATGATTGTTAAACTGGGTGGGGCAATTAGCTGTCTGCCTGTTACTGGCACTCCACGTCCTTTACTCTTTTCTCCTCTCTATCTATATGGAATGTCATTAATACTCAGCAGACTGCTAATATCCCACCCTTCTTTTGCCTCTTTTCAATATGTTCAAAACATGTTTATGCTATTAGTGGACGCTCATGGATCTgactcttctttttctctttctaatTTCAATACCAGAAACACCCATTCATGAACTTGTATGAGGACCTGCATGTGGATCTCGCGTCATACTTTACAAATGCCGGCTCTCCTCTTGCAACCCTTAAAACTTGTGGTAAGTCTAATTTTCCCATTCACATCGTTTCTTGAAAtcatttggtctttttttttttttttttttttttattgtttctttttttttggtatggaTTTCTTGTGAAGATGTAGTTGCATAATCCAAGTCTTATTAATCATTTAATAGTTCGCCTGTGTCTATGTAATTAATGCATTTTCCATGTCGACCATAACTCTTATGAGAATTCATGTCCTTTAGAGTTGAATTTAAGCCATTGTGTTTGACAAAGTGCAGATACTATATCAGACTCTTGAGAGTTATGGGAAGTTACCTATTGAAATTTTGAAGGCCTGAAGAAAGATTCTTAACTGTCATTGTGGCTTGAAATAAATCAACTTGCTGAAATTACAGTGACCAGGGCGGAGGTTTTCAAACCATTACCAATTCACAAAAAGTGAAGATTTACCGTATTACCTCACACCGATCCATGGAAC is a genomic window of Populus alba chromosome 18, ASM523922v2, whole genome shotgun sequence containing:
- the LOC118046037 gene encoding mitogen-activated protein kinase kinase SIPKK, giving the protein MKKACLNPNVKLKLSLPPPDEVSFAKFLTQSGTFKDGDLLVNRDGVRVVSQTESEPPPPITPSDNQLSLADMDMVKVIGKGSSGIVQLVQHKWTSQFFALKVIQLNIEEPARKAIAQELKINQSSQCPYVVMSYQSFYDNGAISIILEYMDGGSLADFLKSVKTIPEPYLAAICKQVLKGLLYLHHQKHIIHRDLKPSNLLVNHRGEVKITDFGVSAVMQSTSGQANSFVGTYNYMSPERISGGIYGYKSDIWSLGLILLECATGQFPFSPPELDEGWTNVYELMEAIVDHPPPSASADQFSPEFCSFISACVQKDPKDRQSAHELMKHPFMNLYEDLHVDLASYFTNAGSPLATLKTCDTISDS